The Papaver somniferum cultivar HN1 unplaced genomic scaffold, ASM357369v1 unplaced-scaffold_18, whole genome shotgun sequence genome includes a window with the following:
- the LOC113337971 gene encoding LRR receptor-like serine/threonine-protein kinase GSO1, translating to MDKRFINLQVLRLSGIKLPYTEPLLSTLYNLTSLSILDLSSCALHGSIPYLPQLKELDVSDNKDLRPDLTGMFKHSWPKLQKLQISSTNSTGSIPSSISNLSQLVSLSASWCSLNGFLSTSIYNLSRLQHLDLSGNNITSFIHSSISNLKDLYFLDLSFNKLQGRIPESIFDIFPLTHLGLQYNNISGTIPSCITKLKNLSVFDVFGNSIRGEVSLISLINELNLTTLDLSSNKLTVVIDQHLNLNPSKSSLENLLLGSCNINGSIPTFICNFTNLKWLSLFRNNLRGAIPSCISNLKNLAFLDLSNNKLVGPLPLPPQGVQILDISNNKLNGEISMETGERLSNVGYINLSGNELSGSIPSSVCSKELGKHNDPGLMILSNNKLSGTIPTSIGYCRNLTILNLSNNNLTGNVPNELQNAEGLEYLYLSDNNLNGTIPESLLKLLSLVVLDLGNNNFDGNIPTGLGLMRDLMVLSLRSNKFSGIIPEEIFHLYELQILDLSVNNLSGPIPGKIGNLMRLIGSPSSGKYNMMGMGFLLVIKGTMTRFDHLYNYSSGIDLSSNSLDGDIPREIGLLNGLVMLNLSHNLLSNNMPSSVGNMSRLESLDLSSNRLSGHIPQSLTSIDSLGFLNLSYNKLSGIIPRGNHFDTLSLDGSSFIGNDLLCGFPTTKVCTDLDVSTSTGSTHPSNKVDEGDQEGVMNELLYATVSLGFGVGFLGLFLVLRIKKQKWWFPYWRFVDSVAARVVGCIHKN from the coding sequence ATGGATAAGAGGTTTATAAATCTCCAGGTACTAAGACTGAGTGGTATTAAGCTACCTTATACTGAACCTCTTTTGAGTACTCTTTATAATTTAACTTCACTTTCTATACTTGACTTGTCTTCTTGTGCACTACATGGTTCAATTCCTTACCTTCCTCAACTTAAAGAGCTTGATGTGAGTGATAATAAAGATCTTCGTCCTGATCTAACTGGTATGTTCAAACATAGTTGGCCCAAACTACAAAAACTTcagatatcatcaactaattcaaCTGGATCAATTCCAAGCTCAATTTCAAATTTGTCGCAGTTGGTAAGCCTCTCTGCCTCATGGTGTTCACTTAATGGGTTTTTATCTACTTCAATCTACAATCTTTCTAGGTTGCAGCATCTAGATCTTTCTGGCAACAACATAACAAGTTTTATCCATTCTTCAATTTCCAATTTGAAAGACCTATACTTTCTCGACCTGTCTTTTAATAAATTACAAGGACGCATACCAGAATCAATATTTGACATTTTTCCTCTTACGCATCTTGGTTTACAGTATAATAACATAAGTGGAACCATACCAAGTTGCATCACAAAGCTCAAAAATCTTAGCGTCTTTGATGTTTTCGGTAATTCTATTAGAGGAGAAGTTTCGTTGATCTCTTTGATCAATGAACTCAACTTAACTACCTTAGACCTGAGCTCTAATAAATTAACTGTAGTTATAGATCAACACTTAAACTTAAATCCATCCAAATCTAGTCTAGAAAATTTACTGTTGGGGTCATGCAATATCAATGGATCAATCCCTACTTTCATTTGTAATTTCACTAATCTAAAATGGTTAAGTTTGTTCCGTAATAACCTTAGAGGAGCTATCCCTTCTTGCATATCCAATCTCAAAAATCTCGCTTTCTTAGACTTGTCTAATAACAAACTGGTTGGTCCTCTGCCACTTCCACCTCAAGGTGTCCAGATTTTGGATATATCAAATAATAAGCTTAATGGGGAAATCTCAATGGAAACTGGAGAAAGACTATCTAATGTTGGCTACATTAATCTTAGTGGCAATGAACTTTCAGGTTCAATCCCCTCTTCAGTATGTTCTAAAGAACTAGGAAAACATAATGATCCAGGACTCATGATTCTCTCCAACAACAAACTATCCGGGACTATACCTACTAGTATAGGGTACTGCAGAAATCTTACTATTCTAAATCTCAGCAACAACAATCTCACTGGAAATGTTCCAAATGAGCTTCAAAATGCAGAAGGTTTGGAATATCTTTATTTAAGTGACAATAATCTCAATGGTACTATTCCTGAGTCCCTTCTAAAACTTTTGAGTTTGGTAGTTCTCGATTTAGGAAATAACAATTTTGATGGCAATATACCCACCGGTCTTGGTTTAATGAGGGACCTTATGGTTTTGTCATTACGGTCAAACAAATTCAGCGGGATCATTCCTGAAGAGATTTTCCATTTGTATGAACTTCAAATACTCGACTTATCTGTAAACAACCTCTCGGGTCCGATTCCTGGGAAAATAGGGAACTTGATGAGGCTAATAGGTAGCCCTAGTTCCGGAAAGTACAATATGATGGGTATGGGTTTTCTATTGGTTATAAAAGGCACCATGACACGGTTCGACCATTTGTACAACTATAGTTCAGGAATCGACCTATCAAGTAACTCTCTCGATGGAGACATTCCAAGAGAGATAGGTTTATTAAACGGACTAGTTATGCTGAATCTGTCGCACAATCTTCTCTCAAACAATATGCCATCGAGTGTCGGAAACATGTCCAGGTTAGAGTCTTTGGATTTAAGTTCCAATAGACTGTCTGGACATATCCCACAATCTTTGACATCAATAGACTCCCTTGGGTTTCTAAACTTATCTTACAATAAGTTGAGTGGCATCATTCCAAGAGGCAATCACTTTGATACATTGAGTTTGGATGGTTCTTCTTTCATCGGAAATGATCTATTGTGTGGATTCCCCACGACTAAAGTTTGTACTGATCTTGATGTTAGTACTAGCACTGGTAGTACACATCCTTCAAACAAAGTTGACGAAGGAGATCAAGAGGGTGTAATGAATGAGTTGTTGTACGCTACTGTTTCCCTGGGGTTTGGAGTTGGATTTTTGGGACTTTTCTTAGTTTTGCGTATAAAGAAACAGAAGTGGTGGTTTCCCTACTGGAGATTTGTCGACTCTGTTGCAGCTAGAGTAGTAGGATGTATTCATAAAAATTAA